Proteins encoded within one genomic window of Setaria italica strain Yugu1 chromosome IV, Setaria_italica_v2.0, whole genome shotgun sequence:
- the LOC101770688 gene encoding E3 ubiquitin-protein ligase Os06g0535400 — MDLPWLDLPFTFLTLLLATRLAYDYYGDVAAAFAGGFSIQVFLFYCFARWYRHAIAGRAGAGAAGARDDPSPSSRQQQQGDADADDAPPVLTPLLGAPDGVRASTLANRCFAVVFMVFVPLVIVVFERSQADVVAYALCLANIIVMVVWLSPDSGAAASSAAKSFLRLSDDEDEGSTGGSAGADDKCCVCLAGMREDQALRALPRCGHRFHDKCIGKWLKAHPTCPVCRATAVPPLQDGGGGDPLDDDIISPV, encoded by the coding sequence atggaccTCCCGTGGCTGGACCTGCCCTTCACCTTCCTCACGCTGCTCCTCGCCACCCGCCTCGCCTACGACTACTACGGCGACGTCGCCGCGGCCTTCGCCGGCGGATTCTCCATCCAGGTCTTCCTCTTCTACTGCTTCGCGCGCTGGTACCGCCacgccatcgccggccgcgccggcgcgggcgccgcgggGGCCCGCGACgacccgtcgccgtcgtcgcggcagcagcagcaaggggACGCGGACGCGGACGACGCCCCGCCCGTCCTGACCCCGCTCCTGGGGGCGCCCGACGGCGTGCGCGCGTCGACGCTGGCCAACCGCTGCTTCGCCGTGGTGTTCATGGTGTTCGTGCCGCTCGTCATCGTCGTCTTCGAGCGGAGCCAGGCGGACGTCGTCGCCTACGCGCTCTGCCTCGCCAACATCATCGTCATGGTCGTCTGGCTCTCGCCGGACTCcggggccgccgcctcctccgccgccaagTCGTTCCTCCGCCtcagcgacgacgaggacgaaggCAGCACCGGGGGaagcgccggcgccgacgacaaGTGCTGCGTCTGCCTCGCCGGCATGCGGGAGGACCAGGCGCTCCGGGCGCTGCCGCGCTGCGGCCACCGCTTCCACGACAAGTGCAtcggcaagtggctcaaggcgCACCCGACGTGCCCCGTCTGCCGGGCCACGGCCGTGCCACCGctgcaggacggcggcggcggcgacccgctCGATGACGACATTATTAGCCCTGTCTAG